One Leishmania infantum JPCM5 genome chromosome 26 genomic window carries:
- a CDS encoding brix domain containing-like protein, translating to MSTVGGFKRRTAKNATTRRAVKRYEPKVVENPKRVLFLKGASSNDVVTEAMVDLMAIAKPYCKKLAKKNAFFPFEGRQHLEFLGFKNDCSLFCFGSSNKKRPNNLTIGRQFDFHVLDMVELGIVAADRLDMSQTVGVDAGSMGGKPFFVFDGSEFASDPTFMRLKNLLVDYFRGGNDVEINLDGCDRVLFFSLRSKNGEDACVAPSADCYTNKPPSQKGNAVLCMRHYAVKKPSAATGVPKSIKNIQLYDVGPNFDFEIRRISFATPQEFKVACRIPRQTLATLRSTADNVQSDGLNNLRGQLHVGKQDVQELNLRRFKAHRRGISSGAADCDEAAKEASKPRRRRARLETDAGESRPETDI from the coding sequence ATGTCCACCGTCGGCGGCTTTAAGCGGCGCACAGCCAAGAACGCCacgacgcggcgcgccgtcAAGCGGTACGAGCCAAAAGTGGTGGAGAACCCGAAGCGCGTGCTCTTCTTGAAGGGTGCATCCTCGAACGATGTCGTGACGGAGGCGATGGTGGATCTCATGGCCATCGCGAAGCCGTACTGTAAGAAGCTCGCGAAAAAGAACGCCTTCTTTCCGTTTGAGGGGCGCCAGCACCTGGAGTTTCTCGGCTTCAAGAATGACTGCTCGCTCTTCTGTTTTGGCTCGAGCAACAAGAAGCGACCGAACAACCTCACGATTGGGCGCCAGTTTGACTTCCACGTTCTGGACATGGTGGAGCTGGGCATTGTAGCGGCGGACCGCCTCGACATGTCGCAGACGGTCGGCGTTGACGCCGGTTCAATGGGCGGGAAGCCGTTCTTTGTcttcgacggcagcgagttCGCGTCGGACCCGACGTTCATGCGCCTAAAGAATCTCCTGGTGGACTACTttcgcggcggcaacgacgtCGAGATCAATCTCGACGGTTGCGATCGCGTCCTGTTTTTCTCGTTGCGTTCGAAGAACGGCGAGGACGCGTGTGTGGCACCCTCCGCGGACTGCTACACCAACAAGCCACCTAGTCAAAAGGGCAATGCGGTCCTATGTATGCGGCACTACGCCGTCAAGAAGCCGTCAGCGGCCACAGGCGTCCCGAAGAGCATCAAGAACATTCAGCTCTACGACGTCGGACCCAACTTCGACTTTGAAATCCGTCGCATCTCCTTTGCGACGCCGCAGGAGTTCAAGGTGGCCTGCCGCATACCCCGCCAGACGCTTGCCACGCTGCGGTCGACCGCCGACAACGTGCAGTCGGACGGCCTCAACAACCTCCGCGGTCAGCTGCACGTGGGCAAACAAGACGTCCAGGAGCTTAACCTGCGCCGCTTCAAGGCacaccgccgcggcatctcgagcggtgccgccgactGTGACGAGGCCGCCAAAGAGGCGAGCAagccgcgccgtcgcagagCTCGCTTGGAGACGGATGCAGGGGAATCTCGCCCCGAGACGGACATTTGA
- a CDS encoding putative Lsm7p protein has product MSAEAAHILKKKEGILSLEKYLDRKVVVSQKNHEMHGVLKGFDNNVNLVLADAELWHRNTHIRKIGACVVRGGPVNLILSGDTTIIPNPFI; this is encoded by the coding sequence ATgtccgcggaggcggcacacatactgaaaaaaaaggagggcaTTCTGTCCTTGGAAAAGTACCTTGATCGTAAGGTAGTGGTATCGCAAAAAAACCATGAAATGCACGGCGTACTGAAAGGGTTTGACAATAATGTGAACTTGGTTCTAGCCGACGCAGAGTTGTGGCAccgcaacacacacatacgcaagATTGGCGCCTGTGTCGTGCGTGGTGGCCCCGTAAACCTCATCCTTTCCGGTGACACCACCATCATTCCAAATCCCTTTATTTAG
- a CDS encoding methylmalonyl-coa epimerase-like protein, whose amino-acid sequence MFRRCTALRAVPAHLWRLNHVAIAVPASRSLVEAGEMYTRIFNAKVSEPVKQEAHGVITVFVELANTKIELLHPLGDNSPISAFLERNKDGGMHHICLEVPDIAAAMQICKEANIRCLGTAPKIGAHGNPVIFLHPKDCGGVLTELEEVKS is encoded by the coding sequence ATGttccgccgctgcaccgcgcttCGTGCCGTGCCTGCACATCTTTGGCGCCTTAACCACGTTGCCATCGCTGTTCCTGCTAGTCGTAGCCTCGTAGAGGCTGGCGAGATGTACACGCGCATCTTTAACGCCAAGGTCAGCGAACCGGTGAAACAGGAGGCGCACGGGGTCATCACAGTCTTTGTAGAGCTGGCGAACACAAAGATTGAGCTGCTTCACCCTCTCGGCGACAACAGTCCCATTTCGGCCTTCTTGGAGCGCAACAAGGACGGAGGTATGCACCACATCTGCCTTGAAGTCCCAGATATCGCAGCGGCAATGCAAATATGCAAGGAGGCAAATATTCGCTGTCTTGGCACGGCACCGAAGATCGGTGCTCACGGCAACCCTGTGATCTTCCTCCACCCAAAAGACTGCGGCGGAGTCCTCACCGAGCTCGAAGAGGTGAAATCATGA